Below is a genomic region from Raphanus sativus cultivar WK10039 chromosome 4, ASM80110v3, whole genome shotgun sequence.
TGAGAGAACTTAAAACTCTTTTTGAGTAATTAATATTCGAAAATCCAAGTTTTAAATTCTGAATCTGAGAATTTACAAGATTCATATTTATCATAACATTAACATGAATGATgcaaacatttaaattttttttactatatactctctctgttttattttatttggtgtTTAATGTTAATGCGCATAGactaaaaaaatgtaaacatttatacaatttatcttgatttcataaaaataccATCACATAAATTGAAATAGAAATGTATTATACGTCATTATGTACATATATTGTTCATTGGTGAGTTTTCAGATTATTTCTTATAGTTCATGGTCACTATATCTTTTGCTGCTAATAAATGGTAGTCAAGACATGATTACCCTCAGCAGCCCTAGCAGAAATGTTGGCGGTAGCCACTGCCATAGCTTCTACTGAGGTTGCAAAGACTGCCAATAGGTCAAATCAGAGAAGCTAAAATACATTGCCAGTATGCATCAGTTTTCCTCTCCAGAGCAGTCAAGCCGGTCCATGTCGCTATTGCTTCTGCTGAGGCCGCCAAAGCTGCAGCTGCTGCCTCCAAGGTTGCAGCGGCTTTTGCCTCCAGTACAACAGTAGCTACTGTTGCACTGGAGGCAAAAGCCGCTGCCAGCAGCTCGTATTGAGTTattcatttctttatatttgtgtCGGAATGGGAGAAGAGAAACACAATACTCATGATGCATAAAGCACTTGACATGTTTCAGTTCAAAAGACGTTGTGTGATATCTCTGTTCTGTACTATGAAATATTCTATATGTAGAATAGTAGTAGCACTGATACATAAAGTGACCTCGGTTCAAAACAAGTCTTCTTTgttcttataataaaaatacgaAACGAACAACAACGACATATATATACCTAACTAATGCAGCCATAGAGGAATATGTTTTTGCCTATTATCACCAGCTTACcaacaataaaaaaactattccctctgtttcgaattatttgtcgttctagaaaaatttttgtttcaaaataaatgtcgttttcggttttcaatgcaaaatttatcgacaatattatctattttatttttctattgattgaTATATgattaggtgtattggtaatagtgtttttattttggaaatatataaaattaaatgttttcttaatatgtgtgcataaacttagaacgacaattaatatgaaacggagggagtatatagtAAAAGAGAGTTATACATATCTATCTTTTACTTAGAAGCAACAGACAATTCTGGTTGCTGATTTGCTCTTGTTGTTCTAGATGCATAACCAGCAAACCAAGCAACTCTCATGAGTTGCATCCCCAATATCAACACCCACCAAGACACAAGCCCACGGATCATATGAACCACCCAAACCGGCGCATTCACCTCTGCGCTTAGCTTCAACCCTCTCATCAGCTGCAGAACACGGTAAGCCTCGTAGACGACCGGTGTCACTAGCCACACCGGTGACTGCCAGCTCCACGTGAGGATCTCCGTCAACGTCTGAACCGCGAGGAGGATGAAGTAGGGGAAGAGGAGAACAGCTGAGGAGATGAAAGGAAGCTCAGGCTGGAGTGAACCGAGTAAACCGGTTTGGGATCCGAAGAGAAGTAGCGTTGGGACGAGAAACCCGGTTAAGAGAGCGAAAACATTCCAGAACTTGTAGCTAAACGGTGGTTTGCTCTTGCAGGACACTGATGGATCTTTAGGACGTGCGCAAGAGTCAGCCATCAACAAGAAAGGGTAGCTCCGAGGTTGAATATACAATCCAAACCGATCAAGGAAAGCACACTAACCACATTCGAACCGACGAAAACCGATGACAACGGTAGCCATAGTGTAGGTGCCATGCCGCTTGTGAGTAGAACAGATGGACCTAATAGCCATATTGGCCATTTAAAAACCTCAACTTGGTGAGAGTTGGTAGTTTGAGACGAATCTactttctcctcctcctcctcctctgcaGTTTCGGATACGATAGACTCGAACACATTTGCGGTTTTTTCTAATACTATATTACCAGCTTCTTGTGCAGAAGAAGAACGGATGAAAGGTGATGGTTCCCACTGAGACATCTTTGTGCATAAGACACGGAGATGATGAGAAGACCGGGACTTTAGGTTCTGCATCATCTTGGGATTCTTGAGGCGGATTCTTGGAGTTGTGATGCATAGAGACTTGGTGAGAGACACCATTCCTTGGCTCACCATTGAAGTCTCTTGAAAAAGCTTTCAACTATCTGTTCTTAAAACATAAACCCACACAGAACATTTCAAGATTATCAAAGTCAAATCAACCTGTAAGAATCTTGAATAGATCAAAGACGCAAACTTTAGGTTTATTACTAGTTCTAGTGGCTTAAAGGACAAGGATTGATCAAACTGAAGCCGGTTATCAAAATCTATACCGATTAATTGAACCGTGAAACATCTAAGGAAATCAAAGAAGAAATTGGATTAATTAAAAAACTCACCGGCGAATCGCAGAACCGTAAAGATCCCTAGATCGTTTGGTGGCTATTTCTCCTTACGTCTCCGGGGAGAAGTTCTGGAAACAGACAGTAACAGAATTGTTTGGTTGCAAAATGTCGGAACAGAAACACAACGTGTCGGCCCATCTTGCTATACTCGACGTGTAGACAGCTTGCATAATGGGCCCATTTGTTATAAAGCCCAATACATATCTATAGAAAGCCTAGTAACCATTTCAATCTAATTTTTAGTATATGGtttccctttcttttttttttgctaaaggtTTCCCTTTCTTGTTAACTGGAACTTGTGGTTATGGAGTATCCGATTGATAGATGAAGGTGATATGTGGTTAGAAGTTATTTTCTCTAGATAAAACAAATTGAAGTTAGGAAAAGCACAAGAGGGAGCActgaaaacacattaactacagaagaaaattaaagaaattaaatGCAGTAGTAGACTTGAGCTCTCAAGCCTGGTGCATTGAGTCAGAGAGTCACTTTAATCACGGCCAACCACACATCTTTTCTTTGTGCTTCTCTGTTTTAAACCACACCCAATGTGATTTGTCCCCTTTGTTTGCTTCTAttgtttatcaatttttttaaaaaagtattactaatattaataacaaaaaagtataggtatatttgaacaaaaaaaaaaaaaaaaagtataggtatatatatatacactgaGTTCTCagataaagaaatatatatatatatatatatatatatatatatatatatactgagtTCTCAGATAAATAAGAATAGGGTTTAGTCCTTCCTGAGCATGAGTGCTTGTCCAATCAATAGGAACAAAATTGTGAAGTAAGCCATAAGTTGAGTAGACCAGGCTACTTCAACTTTTTAATCGTGTTTACTTTATATATTTCTTGTTGAATGTTTGGGGTTTGCTTTTGCTTTATTCTTTTCACAGGCGGATATTAGTGAAGGTTAGTGTCAGTCTCAGGATCGTTCTTACCAACGGCTGGCATCAAATGGGCTCACAGTTTTAGACATAGAAGTATAagtatctattaaaaaaatgtttttatttactatttaaaaCTCTACGGTTTTTCAAGTCCATTCACTATATTTTCATTCCAACTTCAAACACTTTAATGCCTCCAAATTTTGAAATGTGATCATATCAGATTGAATGATCTCAGGAGACTAATCTCACCAAATCCCAAGTCATTAGTCTCACCAAAGAAAATTAGTGTGTGATTACTCAAGCTTGCAATAACTTGGATACAACCACTCTGAATCACAATCTGCTGGATTCTATTGGGCGGTGAAAGTTAGTGGGGGTTTTGCTTCGAGTCATAAGTAAAGAATAAAGTATACACGAAGAATAATTCTACATTTGTGGTAGACCAAACGCAAATCTACCCATGCAACCAACTCTTTTATACCACTTTAAACTATTATATAGTTATAAAGTGAACTCAACCTAAGTATCAACGtagacaaaaaaatatctttggACCTTTTTCAAGAGCCATGACTAACTCTAACACAAATCTAAACGAGATAAGTCAAGTGGGAACTATTAGAAGCTTTCATTAACAGAGAAGAAGCAAgaagttataattttatcatacgTGTACATTAAAAAAGTCTATAAACTACTAAGTAGAAGCTTATTTGAATGTTCTTCGATTGATATGGTCAGGCGAACACGACGTGAGGCCAATACGAAACAGGAACTGACGTCATGTGAAAGTAGCCTCCTTTgcagttaaaataaaaataatagtttaaaacaaaaacattaaaagattttaactttatgaAAATTTGGACGACCCGAATCACGCAAAGTCTGTTTACCTTTTATCAGCATTCATTGAAACACCACAGAGACTTCGTCTTCCTCTCTTGGTGCAGGAAGATTAAGATCTATCATCCTCTGTTTCACTGACTCTGTTCCATGTACTTGATGATGGTGGTTTACAGACAAGTTCCCTAGTCCGTGTGATCTCTTATGACCACCAAGTGCTTGTCCCGACAAGAAAACTCTAAGACATATCGGACATTCATGGACTCTCTTCTCTGCAACAACAACTAGATTGTCGTACTCTGTTTCGCTTCGTTGCTCTGTTTTGTTTGAAACTCTGTTCTTCTTGTGGCTTGCTCTGTGCCCACCTAATGCTTGATAAGATTTAAAAACTTTCCCACATGTCTCGCACGTGAATCTTCCTTTCATCGTCGTCGTTGCTCGATTCATCTTGCTAGAGTTGTTGTCCATCTCTTCAACTACTTCTTTATGACTACTagttttgttgttcttcttcttcttccatttgTCTCTTGAGAGCATCATGAGACAAAAGGCGAGATCTTCCTCCGTCGTTGTATCAGAATCTGAGCTGTGAGGAGGCTCAGGCTCGGTCTTGTAACCGAGTTGACTCGTTTTCATCTTCTTTGTAGCGAACGAGTCTAGCTTCCGAGTTCGCTTGGATCGTTTCCGTGTCGGGTTAATAATATTCCTCGACAGCTTGGTCTCGCTTTCATCGGAGCAGATAAAAGCAAAGTTCTGATCGTCATGCTCCTCTCTCAACCCATTTCTCTTTCCCTCTACTTcttcagaggaagaagaagaaacatccGACTCAGTCTCATCACTGAGTTGACTCGGCCTTGCCTCTTCATCAATGCAAAAGTTGTGAAGAGTAGGCATGTGAGATCTCATGTGACCACATAAAGCTCTTTCGTTGATGAAGCTCTTAGAGCAAAACTTGCACTTGTAGCTCTCCATCTTCAATAGCAAATACAGAGAgcaagaagtagaagaagaggaaggaaaAAAGTGGAATCCACAAGCATTCCTCTCTACCAATAAGCTTAATATATCTGtaagaatattataaataaaaacaactgAATTAAAATTTACTGTTTAACAAAACTTGATTAAATTTTGATCTGGAAAAACGGAAAGTGTAAGAAAATAATCAATCTAATTAAAGCGTATGCATGAAGTTGAAGAAGCGACAATGTAACATGCGAGCCTTGCCCGTTTCTGCTAATATTATTCTTGAGTTTTGAGGTTCTAcccttcttttcaaattttgtttaaaagttgtcataataagaaaattttatGTTCACTAGAAATAGCTGATTTTGACTATTTTAGGTCCGTGTTTAAATGAAAAACCTTTTACatgtatcttattaaaacagaaacattctgttggacttaacatttattttgtaagtttttaaattaaatacatttttatactttatagttaaacctacattaaatcattaatattcatttctttatactattatccatgtttccaaacaatatacttatttctttatactactatcaatgtttccaaacaatatattttttatactactatcaatgtttccaaacaatacaataattaattttagttattttatatctatcattttctctttaaaattttgtagaaacgtcataatttcataaattgcaaaataataaactttaaaatttggattataagattacaaattatgaaactattataatttaaatcaaattagattacatatcggtcatccaacagttcaatcggttagtctcggattttaatgatttttttatataaatattttaaaaccttaaattgaattgtcagatctccggattaaccggtataatcacaatcgggttgaattaaaaaacactgatttaaatgcaaaaatattctaaatacactctttaaaattactaaaatatttgttatattattagtaaaaaattttatcgtaaaatattccgcgtttccaagcgcgggtcaaaatctagttttagctTAAAAGAAAAGGAGTTCACGGCAAACCCTAGTAAGGGTATATTCgaagttttaaaatttactgTTTGTACAAAAGTCTTGAGGAAGGTTTGGTTGTAACGACGGACcagcaaaaacaaaaacgttttcgATAAATGACTAGAGAATGTTACCATCATTTGCCTGTGAGTTCGCAGTACGTGACATCCAAGTAGTACTCCAACGACGGTTGTTAAAATTACCCTCACCGATCAAAGGTTGAATAAAGCAGGTTAAGTTCAATGTGAGGTAGACCATCTTACAAGTTATTCGTAACAGATTAAATATACTTTTGTAACAGATAAATTAAGCTTAAATGCAAAGAATCATTATAGATAACCAAAGTAACATGCACCTTGTGAttaatattttccttttaattggATCTTTCTTggttaaaagaaaatataagaaaggTACCGTTGTGTTAGGAAGAAGAACAACTCAAGATGCCATAAGTTGAGCAAACCCATTACCAATTTagagttttttcttcttttcttgtaacaaaataaaaccattatatattttccattcatatttgtattttttaacaGAAACGCGTTTTAAACATTTAACCTCAACGATCTTCATATAGTTTATAGTTAGGTGATTTACAACAAGACGTTGAGTAATCTTTATTTACCAAACTTGTGAAAAGGTAGTTTTGCGACTATGTGCATCAGCATCAGTCACCTTTTCATTCACGTGAAAACCATTTAACGCCTCTCCTAAATCGGTCCGGTCTGGTCTAAAGAGTAAAGACTATGTTCCATATTCAAAGCAAACCGCTAAGCCAATAATAGCATGGGTTCTATATTTACAACATCGTGGGCTTCTGAGGCCGAGAGACTACAACACTAAACCCACATGAACTTAACTACATATACaatgttataattttaaaataattactaTCATTTGCAAAAGTTGCAAcgccatttttttttcaaacataaCAATTTGTTTGAAGGGGAAAAATGTTATCATTTGTGTGTCTAGTGAGGGGGTTTGTGGTGGCAGGGTTTGCGGGGAATGGGTTTGCGGGGCATGGGTTTGCGGTGAATGGATTTGCGGGGAATGGGTTTGCGGTGGATGGGTTTGCGGCGGGGGATGGGTTTCCGGTGAATGGGTTTACGGCTGATGGGTTTACGGTGGATGGGTTTGTGATGGATGGGTTTATGGTGGTGGATGGGTTTGTTGTGAATGGGTTTATGGTGGATGGGTTTGGGGTGAACGGGTTTGTGGTGAATGGGTTTGGGGTGGATGGGTTTGTGGTGGATGGGTTTGGGGTGAACGGGTTTCTTATGAACGAACTTGGGCACGGCGTAGTTAACATGGGAATGGTAAATAGCACCGGGATTCCATTTTTCCGGGATAACACATTTAGCCACTAGCACTGTTTTGGTCACAGCGGAGGTAAGCCGAACATCGAAAGGACCTTTTAATGCACGACCGGCGTTAAGTTTCCAAACGGCGGATCTCATCGCCTCCATTTTTATGTATGTTTCGCCGGCCGGCTGGATCTCCACACATTCAAAGTTTCCGTCACCATTTACAAATTTAACAGCGAACGACATGTAGTATGGATTTGCTCCGGGGTCAATGTGAATAGCTATTTTACTATTATGGTGTTCGCAAAATACACTGCATAAGATTAGTTTAACCATGAAACATCAATAAaaaatgaagagaaaaaaaatcaatgaaaaaTTTGTTAATCAAATGTAGTTTATTTGTACTATCGCTAGTCTTATATCTTCAGCTAAAAGaattgttaaaatataataaattaacataatGTTAGTTTGAGATgacaatttatttgtttttattaaaaatccaaattaaattta
It encodes:
- the LOC108855749 gene encoding LOW QUALITY PROTEIN: zinc finger protein ZAT9-like (The sequence of the model RefSeq protein was modified relative to this genomic sequence to represent the inferred CDS: deleted 2 bases in 1 codon): MLVDSTFFLPLLLLLALCLLLKMESYKCKFCSKSFINERALCGHMRSHMPTLHNFCIDEEARPSQLSDETESDVSSSSSEEVEGKRNGLREEHDDQNFAFICSDESETKLSRNIINPTRKRSKRTRKLDSFATKKMKTSQLGYKTEPEPPHSSDSDTTTEEDLAFCLMMLSRDKWKKKKNNKTSSHKEVVEEMDNNSSKMNRATTTMKGRFTCETCGKVFKSYQALGGHRASHKKNRVSNKTEQRSETEYDNLVVVAEKRVHECPICLRVFLSGQALGGHKRSHGLGNLSVNHHHQVHGTESVKQRMIDLNLPAPREEDEVSVVFQ
- the LOC130510900 gene encoding expansin-B5-like encodes the protein MAVFTCQYFCFIVALFAISLKPCYCHNGTHWNTAGITWYGEREGFGSSGGACGYGDAVAKPPIDCMISAGGPSIYQDGKGCGTCYEVVCDHPFCTQRPVKVMISDECPGCTKSAVHFDLSGRAFGALAKPGQGDQLRNLGELKVKYKRVFCEHHNSKIAIHIDPGANPYYMSFAVKFVNGDGNFECVEIQPAGETYIKMEAMRSAVWKLNAGRALKGPFDVRLTSAVTKTVLVAKCVIPEKWNPGAIYHSHVNYAVPKFVHKKPVHPKPIHHKPIHPKPIHHKPVHPKPIHHKPIHNKPIHHHKPIHHKPIHRKPISRKPIHRKPIPRRKPIHRKPIPRKSIHRKPMPRKPIPRKPCHHKPPH